From Halorubrum salinarum, the proteins below share one genomic window:
- a CDS encoding ATPase domain-containing protein has translation MPHDNLLSLGLGDRDRLNKELGGGIPRGSIVLMEGDYGAGKSAISQRFAYGLVQEGASVTMMSTELTVRGFIDQMHSLEYDMVKPLLQEELLFLHADFDSGGAFSDGDGERKELLKRLMNAEAMWNSDVVFLDTFDAIFRNDPTFEALVRKNEERQAALEIISFFREIISQGKVVVLTVDPSAVDDDAIGPFRSIADVFLELEMIEVGNDIRRQINVKRFAGMGEQVGDTIGFSVRSGTGIVIESRSVA, from the coding sequence GGGGCTCGGCGACCGCGACCGGCTCAACAAGGAGCTCGGCGGCGGCATCCCCCGCGGGAGCATCGTCCTCATGGAGGGCGACTACGGGGCCGGGAAAAGCGCCATCTCCCAGCGGTTCGCCTACGGCCTCGTCCAGGAGGGCGCGTCCGTCACGATGATGTCGACGGAGCTCACCGTCCGCGGGTTCATCGACCAGATGCACTCGCTGGAGTACGACATGGTGAAGCCGCTCCTCCAGGAGGAGCTGCTCTTCCTCCACGCCGACTTCGACTCGGGCGGCGCGTTCTCCGACGGCGACGGCGAGCGCAAGGAGCTGCTCAAGCGCCTGATGAACGCCGAGGCGATGTGGAACTCCGACGTCGTCTTCCTCGACACGTTCGACGCCATCTTCCGGAACGACCCCACCTTCGAGGCGCTGGTCCGGAAGAACGAGGAGCGGCAGGCCGCCCTGGAGATCATCTCCTTCTTCCGCGAGATCATCTCGCAGGGGAAGGTCGTCGTGCTCACCGTCGACCCCTCGGCGGTCGACGACGACGCGATCGGGCCGTTCCGGTCCATCGCCGACGTGTTCCTCGAACTGGAGATGATCGAGGTCGGCAACGACATCCGCCGCCAGATCAACGTCAAGCGGTTCGCGGGCATGGGCGAACAGGTCGGCGACACGATCGGGTTCTCGGTGCGTTCCGGAACCGGAATCGTCATTGAGAGCCGCAGCGTCGCCTAA